GCATCCAAACCTCGtattgaactttttgaagaCACCAATGGTAAGGTTTACGAAATAAAATCTTACCAATTCGGTAAAGGGCCTTCGTATTCGCACGAAGAAGACTTGGCGAATGATAAATATCATTATACAAAGGAAAATCACCCAATTAAATCGACATTCATCGTAAATACTTCTGATCCCGCCGACGgatatattttcaagtcaagcaaaattcatttttgttgtttaCATGACGTTACTTTCAGTTTAATTGGGTTTTACTATAGGAATAGCATTTCAGAGGATGAACAGGATTACGTCAATTCAAACGACACTAGTGTTAACCAAACAAGTAACAAGAAAAACCATGAGAGGTTTCTTACGGCGCGTGACCATCATGATTTTTTAACGGATAATCATGACAAGAATTGGGATAACATTTCTTTAAGCTGCCTCAGGGGTGGGCTAGCAAAGATAAGCGAAACCATTGAAGAAGCTGGTGAAGTATATTACAAGATTACGCCTGCAATGATAACAAAATATCTGGTTGAAAAGGTATCGAAAATTGCAGAAAACTTTCCTCCAAGTGTCCCTATACTCAAACATGCAACAACAGAAATAGAACAATGCTACAAAGTAGTTGTTGCTACAAAtcttttagtttctttgattCCAAGGGCAGCCTACCATAATTTGGTCGACTTTTCACCCACAATGGGTAGTTATTGCTCAGACCTGGATATAAAAGCTAGCTTCACTAGCCTCGAGGACTACGAAACCAAGAACGAATTAAAAAATGCTGAGAAAGAACTACTAATGAAAAGCGCCATGAATGTAGGCCTAAATACGAATAGTAGGGCTTCATTGTCGATAAAAAAGGTCACAAAAAAGGTAGTTCAAagtaaaaaattaaaagtGGCCACAGGAAAAGGCGCTATAGATGGCTTTTTCAAGCGCAAATAGGTATTTTAATAGTTAGAGAAcatattcaataaaatacCTAGTGATCATAACATTAATGCATAGCAATTATGATATAATATCGTGTTCAACGAATGCGCtacctttttttaattttttgttaatatgaagagaaaaaataacagcTTTTCCCTCGATGATGCCAATGCACGTTCAGATTTTGAAAGTAGAAAGAGATTACTTACACATATTTGCCTTTCTGACTATTCTCCGTGAAAAGAACAGTTGCAGTTACAGGATTGATCAGAGTATACAAAAAGTTAGATATATAAATGGCAAAAGACATTGAAATATCTGCATCGGAGTCGAAGTTCATCTTAGAAGCTTTGCGACAAAACTATAGGCTAGATGGTCGCTCCTTCGATCAATTTCGCGATGTGAAAATAACATTTGGTAAAGAGTATGGCGATGTCAGCGTGGAGATGGGCAACACCAAAGTTCACTGCCGGATTAGTTGCCAAATAGCACAACCATATGAGGATAGGCCATTTGAAGGGTTATTTGTAATATCGACCGAAATATCTCCTATGGCTGGATctcaatttgaaaatggtaATATTACCGGCGAAGACGAAATTCTATGTTCAAgaataattgaaaaatctgTTAGGCGGTCTGGTGCACTGGACGTGGAAGGTCTTTGTATCGTGGCTGGGAGTAAATGTTGGGCTGTCAGAGCAGATGTACATTTTCTGGATTGTGATGGGGGATTTATTGACGCTTCTTGTATTGCTGTCATGACAGCATTAATGCATTTTAAGAAACCTGATATAACCGTTCATGGTGAGCAAATCATTGTTCATCCTGTTAATGAAAGAGAGCCAGTTCCATTAGGCATACTACACATTCCAATATGTgtaactttttcttttttcaatccTCAGGACACCGAGGAAAACATAAAAGGTGAAACTAACTCAGAAATTTCGATTATTGATGCAacattgaaagaagaactaCTGCGAGATGGTGTCTTGACTGTTACATTAAACAAGAATCGTGAAGTGGTACAAGTGTCCAAAGCGGGTGGTTTACCAATGGATGCTCTGACGTTGATGAAATGTTGCCACGAGGCTTATGCAATCATCGAAAAACTAACTGACCAAATACTTCAGCTTCTAAAGGAAGACTcggaaaaaagaaacaaatatGCGGCCATGCTTACATCTGAAAATGCGCGTGAAAGTTAAAACCAAAGCAAAAACTAAATAAAGAAACgatacatatatatatataaagagaTAC
The Saccharomyces mikatae IFO 1815 strain IFO1815 genome assembly, chromosome: 4 genome window above contains:
- the RNH202 gene encoding Rnh202p (similar to Saccharomyces cerevisiae RNH202 (YDR279W); ancestral locus Anc_5.288); protein product: MTISDIEGEERIIILPDDYDVSKNINSFTLPPPSNIASKPRIELFEDTNGKVYEIKSYQFGKGPSYSHEEDLANDKYHYTKENHPIKSTFIVNTSDPADGYIFKSSKIHFCCLHDVTFSLIGFYYRNSISEDEQDYVNSNDTSVNQTSNKKNHERFLTARDHHDFLTDNHDKNWDNISLSCLRGGLAKISETIEEAGEVYYKITPAMITKYLVEKVSKIAENFPPSVPILKHATTEIEQCYKVVVATNLLVSLIPRAAYHNLVDFSPTMGSYCSDLDIKASFTSLEDYETKNELKNAEKELLMKSAMNVGLNTNSRASLSIKKVTKKVVQSKKLKVATGKGAIDGFFKRK
- the RRP45 gene encoding exosome non-catalytic core subunit RRP45 (similar to Saccharomyces cerevisiae RRP45 (YDR280W); ancestral locus Anc_5.289), with product MAKDIEISASESKFILEALRQNYRLDGRSFDQFRDVKITFGKEYGDVSVEMGNTKVHCRISCQIAQPYEDRPFEGLFVISTEISPMAGSQFENGNITGEDEILCSRIIEKSVRRSGALDVEGLCIVAGSKCWAVRADVHFLDCDGGFIDASCIAVMTALMHFKKPDITVHGEQIIVHPVNEREPVPLGILHIPICVTFSFFNPQDTEENIKGETNSEISIIDATLKEELLRDGVLTVTLNKNREVVQVSKAGGLPMDALTLMKCCHEAYAIIEKLTDQILQLLKEDSEKRNKYAAMLTSENARES